GCCACGTCAAGGTCAATCCTCATCAACACCAACGCTTTCACCGCCAAAGAGCCGACGGGTCAGTCTGTTCCGCTAGCGCTAGCACAACCCCACGGGTTGGCAACGACCGAGTTAACAGACTAAATCGTTCGGATGGCTAAGGTGTTCTCACTGGTGGAGGCGATCCGCGCGGGGCGGCCGCCCGGCCCCTGGCTACCGGTCGGCAGGCATGGTGGCGGAGATCTGGGCCACCAGCCGCCACGGCCGTTCGGTATCGGTCGTGGCCTTGCCGCTGGTGAGGATCGCCCCGGACAGCCCGCGCGCCGGGTCGGCCCAGCCGTACTGGGTGGTCAATCCGCTGCGCCCGAAGTGCGCACCGGTGTCGCGGCCGAATTTCGACCTGCGGCCGCCCAGTTCGAACCCCGCTCGGCTGACGCGTCCGGCGACGCCGGGTATCCAGCGCGCCGGGCGCACCGCTTCCGCCAGCGTCTCCGGCCGGATGATGCGCCGTCCGTCCGGCGCGCCGCGCGTGAGGATCTCGTAGAACCGCGACAATTCCGACGCGGTGGTGATCAGATTGCCCGACGGCAGCTCGGCGGTGAGGAACCCGTCGGTCGCCGCACGCGACGCCCGGTCCATCCGCCCACCCACCGCCTTGCGCGCCAGAAAGCTCGCGGTGCGCGAGGGAGCCGGTCCGGTCTTCACGCTGGGCACGACCTTGTCCAGGTCCTCGGGTCGCACCCCGAAGTTGGTCCAGCGGAATCCGTACGGCTCGAGCACCTGTTCGGCGAGGTGCTCGCGCAGTGGCTTGCCGGTGGCGCGCCGCACCAGCGAGCGCACGATCAATCCGAGCGTCAGCGCGTGGTACACGCGGAACCGTCCCGGCTTCCAGCTCGGCACCAAGTCGGCCAGCGCTTGCACGGCCAGTTCCTCGTCGAGCACCAGATCGACGCCCTGATACGGCGGCGGGACGAAGGGAATCCCGGCCGAGTGCGAAAGCACGTCGCCGATCGTGATCGCCGCCTTGCCGTTGGCCGCGAACTCGGGGATGTAGCGCGACACCGGCTCGTCGAGGGTGAACGCGCCCTGTTCGACGAGCATGAACATCAACGCACCGGCCACGCCTTTCGCCGTCGAGAACCCGCAGAACGGCGTGTCCGGGGTGGCCAGGACCTTGGCCGCGTCCGGCCCGTCACCCGGGGCGTTGCCCCAGCCGTGGCCGATGGTGCGGTTCAGCGCGATCTTGCCGTTCCGGCGCAGGCAGACCTGGATCGCGGGGGTGGTGCCCAGGCGGTACCACGCCTGCACCGACTCCCACACCGCCTCCACGTCGGCGCGGCTGAGCCCCGAGGCCGCGGGATCGTCTTCGGGGCCCCGGGTCGTCACGGCCTCCAGGTCGTCGACGATCGGCACGGTTCCAGCGGTGGGTGCGCTCACCCGGTCAGCTTATCCACCGTCCGCGCCCTGCCGCCGCCGCGCTGCTCGGGCTCGTAGCCGGCCTCGCGTCATCGCCGTCCCGGTCAGCGTCTGGCTGATCGCCGCCCTCGCCTTCAACGCCGACTACCGCGCCGACAACATCTTCGCCCTACCCGACGCCGCCTTCTCCCTGCTGCTACTCATCGCCGCAGCATTACCCACCCGCCCAGCCGTCCCCACCCTCATCACCGGCTTCCTCTTCGGCGCGGGCGTCATCACGGTCGCCGCCCTCGTACTCCGTCGATGCTGCTGCGACAGCTCGGGATCATGGAAGGCACTCGCGAGTTCGATCCGTCACGAGGCCACGCTGCCGTACTTTGCCGCCACCCGATCATGGTTGCTCTGACCGGCTTTTCAACTCCGTTGATCAGGTAGGTAACAGAGCGCGAGGGCTCGGCGATTCCGACACAGTACCCAGAGACGCTCTCGCCGCGAGCAAGTCGTCATCGGAGAAGACTCACAGATGAGGTCAGATGCCCTACGAATCCGCTCCGTTCGTCCGACGACTCGCCGCAAGGCTTCTCGATCTTGTCTTCTGCCTGCTACTGACGTTTTTCGTCGCGATACCCGTCGGCATCCTGCTGGTCCCGGTCACCTTGCTGACGACCGAAGCTCACGAAGCGGTGATCTACGGAATAGCGGCGTGGTTGTGCTACTTCATCGCCTACGTCGGACTGGAGGTCTTCCTACTGATCCGCCGTGACGGACAGACCCTCGGCGATTCCCGCGGGAAAACGCCTAGCCCTGCATGATCTGGCAACTGGCAGCAGGGTGGTACGCGCGGCCGAGCGAAAGATCGACTGGAAGAACGACATCCCCATGGTACTGCCGGGCCGTGTGGACATGCGAAAGCGCCCGTAAGCCACTCTTTTTCGACTCTGCGAATCGCTGAACACAGGAGCGCAGGAAATTCCGTGCCCCAAGCGAAGAACCCGGCCGATCATTCCGGTACGGGCAGATCGGAACACACCTGCTGATACGGAATATCGGGCGAGACCCATTCTCGCCATTGCGCTTTCGTCATGTTCACGGTTAGTTTCGAGCAGAGCGCCTTGCTGATGTCGTCGAGCATTCGCCAGAGCCGCACGGTGTGGTCGCCGCCTGCCGACGCCAGGTACCGACCGTCGGGGCTGAACGCGACTCCGTTCACCGGACCTTGGTGACCGGTGAGTGGCGGACCGAAGGGTTGCATAGTCACTGAATCCCAGAGCTGGATGGTCCCCGACTCCGTGGCGCCGGCGACATAGCGACCGTCTGAGCTGAAAGCGACACCGTTGATCGGAATGTCCCCAGATATCAGAGCACCTATCGATTGTCCGGTCTCAGCGGCCCAGAGCCGCACCGTTTTGTCGACGCCGCTGGAAACGAGCAGTTTTCCGCCCGAATCGAACGCCAGCTGCAATACCGCATCCGTGTGTCCGACAACCGGCTGCCCTACCGGTTGTCCCGTCGCGGGATCCCAGAATCGGATGGTGGCGTCGGCACCGGCTGATGCGAGACGCTTTCCATCCGGACTGAACGCGATATCGAAGACGACCTTCGATCCGAAGCGGGCATCACTGCCGTGCCCCGGCACGGGTGGCCCGCTCGGTCGCAGTGTATCGGCTGCCCAGAAGCGGATCGTTCCATCGCGATTTCCGGTAGCGATGTGGCGTCCGTCCGGGCTGAACTTCACGCTGCCGGCGTCGACCGGGAGCAGACCGGCGAGTTCACCCGTTCCAGCGTCCCAGACCCGAATACTCCCGTCGAAGCCCGTGGAAGCGAGGCGAGCGCCGTCCGGGCTGAACGCCACCTGATCCACGGCACCGAAACCGACCAGCGGGCGACCGATCTCCTGACGCCTATCGACGTCCCATCGCCGCACCGTCTGATCGGCACCGGCGGTAGCGAGCTGCCGCCCGTCCGGGCTGAATCCGAGGTACAGCGCATGGCTGGTGTGCCCGACGAGCGACCGGCTGCCGTAGACGTCCCAAATCCACACCGCGTCACCGGCGGACGCAGCCAGGAAACGACCATCTCGGCCGATGGCTAACCCATCCACCTGTCCGGCGTGCGCCTCGAAGCGCTGGCCGACGGGGCGGCCGGTCGCGACTTCCCAGAACCGGATCGTCCCATCGCCACTCGCCGAGACCAGTTGTTCTCCATCCGGTGCGAATACGAGGCTATTCACGACGCCGTTGTGGCCGACCATCGATTGTCCGCGCAACCGGCCGGTGTGGACATCCCACAGCCAGATGATCCCGTCACCGCCAGCGGCGGCGAGTGTATGCCCATCCGGACTGAAAGCCACCGCGGACAGCATGCTCGTGAAGAGGCCGGGAAGAGGCTGCTCCAAGGCGCGGAGCGTATCCGCGACGAACAGCCAAACCACTCCCTTCCCATCGACGATCGCGACCTGCGCACTATCGGGGCCGAAGGCGATATCGCCCAGCGCCGCGTCACCGGGTATGCGGACCTGGGCGAGCTCCGCACCGGTGCCTTCGTCCCACAGGCGAACGGTGCGTTGGCCACCGATCGAGGCGAGCCGGCGACCATCCGGGCTGATCACGACACGCTCCGCGAACTTCGGATGACTCATCGGCGCCCGATCGAGTTGCGCCCCGGTCTCGGCATCCCAGAGCCGGACAGTGCCATCGGCCCCGGCCGAAGCGAGACGTAGGCCATCAGGGGTGAACCACACACTGTTCACCCCTCCTGATGACCGGTGAGCGAGCGACCGAACTGCCAGCCGGTGTCCACATCCCAGAGCCGGACGGTTCCATCGGCGCCGGCCGAAGCGACACGCCGCCCATCCGGACTGAACGCCGTGTCGCGGACCCCGTTCTGCGAAGCGTGAATGACCCGCTCCAAGGAAAGCCGGTCGTAGATCTCGCGCATGGCCGTCTCGGACCGCCCGCCTATCGCCTGGCCGACGAGCAACTGCTGCACCGCACGCTCCACACCACCGCCTTGTCTACCGTCGATCATCGCGCTCGCCTCGCTCACCAACCGCAATGCCGTGGCCTGGCGAAAACGGGTTTCCGCGACGTCGCGTTGGCGGCGTGCTTCCGCGCCCTGGACGACGGCGGTGACGGCGGTGACACACACCAGTACGAAAGCGGCCATCCGCAGCCGCATAGCAGTACGGTGTATCCGGACGTCGTCACTGTCGAGCCGGGCTTTCGGCACACCGCGGGGGCCCGCGGCAAGCGACGCCACCGCGCTCCGGAAGCCGCTGTGCCGCAACGAACGCTGATTCTCATCGCGCGCGAAGGTCAGATCTACCCAAATAGGCTCCGCGTCGAAATAACCACGCAGGGACCGTGGCAGCGCGGTTGTCTTCGGCCAGTCGAAATCGTCACCGGCCCACGCGATGACCCCATCGGTGAGTGCGATCAGAAAGGTGTCGGGGGCCTTGTTTTCGGTCCAGTACCGGATCTCCTTCCGCACCCACCGCGATGCGGCGGACTGCGGGGACGCGAGCAGCACGAAGTAGCGGGAGCGTCGGAGCGCGTCCTCGATCTCGGCGGTGAGGTTGTGCGCTGCGGACAGGTCGGTGCGATCCCGGAACACCCGCAGCGCGCTGGGCCGCGCCCACCCCTTGGCCAACCGCGACAGTCCGCGTTGCAGCGCGGGGGCGAGGGCGTCGTCGGAGGCGTGACTGTAGGAGATGAACACGTCGATGACATCGGCGGTGCCGAACGAGGGTCGCGGGCCCATCGTCAACGTACGGCGGCTGCGCACAGGAGTCCTTCCCCATCGAGCAACTGAACTGCTTCCCCCTGCTCCAGCGTTCCCCATCCGCCATCCGCAAGACAGCGTAGTGAGCTACCCATGACGCTTATCTCACGTCACACCGGCAACAGCGTGTAGCCGCGGCCACTCACACTCGGTACCGGTTTCATAGCACCGAGCGTCTCTCTACAGGCACCCTCCGCAGCGTGACGCGCCCGATCGACCGCTCGGAGATGATGTCGTCGGCGAGGGTCGAGCTCTCGCCGACATCTCAGTGCTTCGGCGCGGGGTTGATCGTGTCGCCGTCCCAGCTCAGATCCGATTCCTCGGCGATCTCGAAGGCCTCGAAACGATCGTCGGCCACAACCGCATCGATCAGAGCCCGTGAGCCGGCGACGATCGTGGAGTCGAAGTCGATCTCGCTGGCCACGACCCATGCGTGGTCGGCGGGCCAGAGCAGCTGGGGTGTCACTCCGGGGAAGTCGGTCGTCCATCCCAGGCCCGCCGCATGCACCCAGCTGGGATCGGCGAGTTCGGCGAGACTGGTGTCGAACAGCAGGAAGTCGCGCCCCGGCCACCGCAGGAAAGGCCCTGCCTCGACCGCCCGACTCACCTGCGGCGCAACAGAGGCAGCCAGCTCGGCGTCGATTCGAGCCCGCTCACGCTCGAGGTTCTGCGGATCGCCGTCGGTGGACGCGACGAACACCGCGCCCGAGGATGTGTTCAGCTCGCCGAATCCATTCCAAACTCCAGCCGTCACCTCTTCCGGTGCCTCGGTGGCTGCGCGAAGGTGGACAGTGAGCGCGGCCAGCAGGGATGGGTCGAACCATCCCTCGACGGTCTGGCCGACTGTCCAGCCGTCGTCGAACGACATCGCCGCTTCGTCCTCACCGTCGGTGAGGTTGCGCCACTGCACCAGCGGATGCATCACTCTGCCGTTGCGCATGGCGACCTCGGCCCACGGCCACATCGCCTCCGCCACGATCTCGGGATTTCCCCACTCGTCGGTGAGCGTGACGTCGCGGCGGGTCGCCTCGACCGGGTGCAGGATCCGCGCATAAGCCTCGAAGCCGGTACCGGCGACGCCGCCGACCCCGTGTTCGCCGACGCGCGCCAGCAGCCACCCACCACGCTCGACATCCGTTATGAACTCCACCCAGCCAGCCTAGTGAGCCGCGCCTGTCGGGCAGCTCTGTCTCCGTCGGGCTGCGGTAGCCGTTCGAGGATCGACCGCGTCTGCCGCGCGGTGCCGCACCGCCACCAGCAGCTGCACATGGGCTACGGGTTCATCGCCTCGCTACGCGTGAACCGAACCGCCGCGCGATCACCGCGTCCAGCGACCAGCGGCCGGGCCCGACCCACAGCAGGAAGATCAAACCGAGCAGCATCGCGAAATCGGTGCGCGCGTCGTGGGCCATCCCCCAGAAGCCCTGCACGCCACCGAAACCGCCCGGGCGCAGCTCACGCAATTTGGTCAGCACGATCGCCCCGCTGATGTCGATCAGCAGCGGCACCGCCGCCAGCCGGGTCAACAATCCGAGGACGATCAACGCGCCGCAGGCGATTTCGACGACACCGTCGAGATTGGCGAAAAACGTCGGCGCCGGTATCCCGAGCTTGTCGAACCGGCCCGGGCCCAGCGTGTCCGGGTAAAGAAACTTCTGGATCCCCTCGCTGAGGAACACCAGCCCCACCGCCACCCGGATACAGATCACCGCAGCCGGCCCGTCCGCGCCGAGCATCCGCGGCAACGACCCTGTTCCCGTCATCGGCCTTCGCCTCCCGATATCGTCACCCGATACGGCACCCGACCCTACTGGCGAGCGCGCCGCCGCGGACGGATCCCACGCCTGGACGCCACCCATGATCGACGGGCGCCCGATCCCTGTCACCAGCAGCATCGACGGCTGACCGATCGCCATCACCGCCAGCCGCACACTGCGAATATGGGATCTCACGACGATGACTGCCATCGCGGTGCTCGACTGCCCGTCCCGGGAATCGTTCGCTGCCGCCCCGAAAGCGGCGGTCATCGAACACACGCGCACGACCTGCATCGCACCGGAGCGAAAGGACACTCAGTGACTCTCGCGCTGGGGTTCCGTACGATCGAACACTCGAATCGACCCCCTGATGCGAAGGGCACGGTGGAGCGCGGTGAACCAGTCGAGAGCGGATGTGTTCGACGAGAAGTTCGGCGAGTTCCAGCGGTGGCAAGCCAGCCCGTGGGGCCGACTGCGATACACCACCGCAGCCGTGAACCTCACTGCTCATCTACCCGCTGGCCCGCTGACCATCTTGGATGTGGGCGGTGGTAACGGGCTTGACGCGCTCGAACTCGCCGCACGGGGCCATCACGTCACGATCGCCGACATCTCCGATCAGTCCCTCGCCGAGGCGCGCGCCGCGGCCGCACAACGCGGCCTGGAAGACCGTGTTTCTACCCGGCACGCGAGCCTCGATACCCTCGGTGCCGAGTTCGG
Above is a genomic segment from Nocardia sputorum containing:
- a CDS encoding serine hydrolase, producing MSAPTAGTVPIVDDLEAVTTRGPEDDPAASGLSRADVEAVWESVQAWYRLGTTPAIQVCLRRNGKIALNRTIGHGWGNAPGDGPDAAKVLATPDTPFCGFSTAKGVAGALMFMLVEQGAFTLDEPVSRYIPEFAANGKAAITIGDVLSHSAGIPFVPPPYQGVDLVLDEELAVQALADLVPSWKPGRFRVYHALTLGLIVRSLVRRATGKPLREHLAEQVLEPYGFRWTNFGVRPEDLDKVVPSVKTGPAPSRTASFLARKAVGGRMDRASRAATDGFLTAELPSGNLITTASELSRFYEILTRGAPDGRRIIRPETLAEAVRPARWIPGVAGRVSRAGFELGGRRSKFGRDTGAHFGRSGLTTQYGWADPARGLSGAILTSGKATTDTERPWRLVAQISATMPADR
- a CDS encoding RDD family protein, whose translation is MPYESAPFVRRLAARLLDLVFCLLLTFFVAIPVGILLVPVTLLTTEAHEAVIYGIAAWLCYFIAYVGLEVFLLIRRDGQTLGDSRGKTPSPA
- a CDS encoding WD40 repeat domain-containing protein produces the protein MNSVWFTPDGLRLASAGADGTVRLWDAETGAQLDRAPMSHPKFAERVVISPDGRRLASIGGQRTVRLWDEGTGAELAQVRIPGDAALGDIAFGPDSAQVAIVDGKGVVWLFVADTLRALEQPLPGLFTSMLSAVAFSPDGHTLAAAGGDGIIWLWDVHTGRLRGQSMVGHNGVVNSLVFAPDGEQLVSASGDGTIRFWEVATGRPVGQRFEAHAGQVDGLAIGRDGRFLAASAGDAVWIWDVYGSRSLVGHTSHALYLGFSPDGRQLATAGADQTVRRWDVDRRQEIGRPLVGFGAVDQVAFSPDGARLASTGFDGSIRVWDAGTGELAGLLPVDAGSVKFSPDGRHIATGNRDGTIRFWAADTLRPSGPPVPGHGSDARFGSKVVFDIAFSPDGKRLASAGADATIRFWDPATGQPVGQPVVGHTDAVLQLAFDSGGKLLVSSGVDKTVRLWAAETGQSIGALISGDIPINGVAFSSDGRYVAGATESGTIQLWDSVTMQPFGPPLTGHQGPVNGVAFSPDGRYLASAGGDHTVRLWRMLDDISKALCSKLTVNMTKAQWREWVSPDIPYQQVCSDLPVPE
- a CDS encoding toll/interleukin-1 receptor domain-containing protein, coding for MRSRRTLTMGPRPSFGTADVIDVFISYSHASDDALAPALQRGLSRLAKGWARPSALRVFRDRTDLSAAHNLTAEIEDALRRSRYFVLLASPQSAASRWVRKEIRYWTENKAPDTFLIALTDGVIAWAGDDFDWPKTTALPRSLRGYFDAEPIWVDLTFARDENQRSLRHSGFRSAVASLAAGPRGVPKARLDSDDVRIHRTAMRLRMAAFVLVCVTAVTAVVQGAEARRQRDVAETRFRQATALRLVSEASAMIDGRQGGGVERAVQQLLVGQAIGGRSETAMREIYDRLSLERVIHASQNGVRDTAFSPDGRRVASAGADGTVRLWDVDTGWQFGRSLTGHQEG
- a CDS encoding DoxX family protein — its product is MLGADGPAAVICIRVAVGLVFLSEGIQKFLYPDTLGPGRFDKLGIPAPTFFANLDGVVEIACGALIVLGLLTRLAAVPLLIDISGAIVLTKLRELRPGGFGGVQGFWGMAHDARTDFAMLLGLIFLLWVGPGRWSLDAVIARRFGSRVARR